The proteins below are encoded in one region of Phyllopteryx taeniolatus isolate TA_2022b chromosome 11, UOR_Ptae_1.2, whole genome shotgun sequence:
- the phyhiplb gene encoding phytanoyl-CoA hydroxylase-interacting protein-like codes for MEVPGLQARDISSPLSPCEGMIKDLSLDAIQLCERDGSKSQDGALSDMEELPVPQSIKISNITCDSFKICWDMEQRGKERITHYFIDLNKKENKNSNKFKHKDVPTKLVAKAVALPMTVRGHWFLSPRTEYTVAVQTASKQTDGDYAVSEWSEIVEFCTADYSTVHLNQLLAKAEVISGRMLRFSVFYRNQNKEYFDHAREEQGNRMLPSVKDNSGSHGSPISGKLEGLFFSCNTEFNTGKTPQDSPYGRHRFEVRADALFNPDTNLYFGDFYCMYTAYHYVILVLAPKGSRGDDFCKQRLPALDIADNRFLTCQREEGGGDGLLFRHAQDVILEVIYTEPVDLALGTVAEISGHQLMSLSTVNAKKDPSCKTCNISVGR; via the exons GAAGTAAATCCCAGGACGGCGCCCTGTCCGACATGGAGGAGCTGCCCGTCCCGCAGAGCATCAAGATCAGCAACATCACCTGCGACTCCTTCAAGATCTGCTGGGACATGGAGCAGCGCGGCAAGGAGCGCATCACGCACTACTTCATTGACCTGAACAAGAAGGAGAACAAAAACTCCAACAAGTTCAAACACAAG GATGTGCCGACCAagctggtggccaaggcggtgGCCCTGCCCATGACGGTGCGGGGCCACTGGTTCCTCAGCCCGCGCACCGAGTACACTGTGGCAGTCCAGACGGCGTCCAAGCAGACCGACGGGGACTACGCCGTCTCGGAGTGGAGCGAAATCGTCGAGTTCTGCACCGCCG ATTATTCCACAGTGCATCTCAACCAGCTGCTGGCCAAGGCCGAGGTGATTTCCGGCCGAATGCTGCGTTTCTCCGTCTTCTACCGCAACCAGAATAAGGAATACTTCGACCATGCCAG GGAGGAGCAGGGCAACCGGATGCTTCCGTCAGTGAAGGACAACAGCGGCAGCCACGGGTCTCCCATCAGCGGCAAGCTGGAGGGTCTTTTCTTCAGCTGCAACACCGAGTTCAACACGGGAAAGACCCCGCAGGACTCCCCGTACGGCCGCCACCGCTTCGAGGTCCGGGCCGACGCCCTGTTCAACCCCGACACCAACCTCTACTTCGGGGACTTCTACTGCATGTACACGGCCTACCACTACGTCATCCTGGTCCTGGCCCCCAAGGGATCCCGGGGGGACGACTTCTGCAAGCAGAGGCTGCCCGCCCTCGACATCGCCGACAACCGCTTCCTCACGTGCCAACGGGAGGAAGGCGGAGGCGACGGCCTGTTGTTCCGCCACGCCCAGGACGTCATCCTGGAGGTCATCTACACGGAGCCCGTGGACCTGGCGctgggcacggtggccgagaTCAGCGGGCACCAGCTCATGAGTCTGTCCACCGTCAACGCCAAGAAGGACCCCAGCTGCAAGACCTGCAACATCAGCGTGGGACGCTAG
- the fam13c gene encoding protein FAM13C isoform X2: MARCGVRAEPDDCSLSVSVLKRHVQTLRKRIRQLEEHFEQERLKPSYYDKNAHPEVARLIKELLKSRKQLKDLKLCHAEEGDSKGALNPPLERTNQGEAALSGLEFQQVNNNSNAKPSVEETVHVMTKRLTESRRELSLPDSIKEMNHSQISMEKSSLQKCLLYFESLHGRPSSVSERILVKPFYERYHILKQLLRSSNTCTLITTIEEEEGSDDDQPKEQNPRQQCVSSGGPPPPPTSETSDTPLVSPLEEVKCLQPQLVTMATLHEASRSELLDHLRITRLEKRRLHRALREFEDLFYTLSGRVCQKEDRGPMAEEYCQYKNLKAKLRLLEALLSKKQDTAKSN, encoded by the exons AT GGCACGCTGCGGTGTCCGTGCAGAACCAGACGACTGCTCCTTGTCCGTGTCCGTGTTGAAGAGACACGTTCAGACCTTGAGGAAGAGGATCAGACAGCTGGAGGAGCATTTTGAGCAGGAGAGGCTCAAG cctTCCTATTATGACAAGAACGCACATCCGGAGGTCGCCAGACTGATCAAggagctcctgaagagccgcaagCAGTTGAAAG ACCTCAAGTTGTGTCATGCCGAGGAAGGCGACTCGAAAGGAGCTTTAAACCCTCCACTGGAAAGGACCAATCAGGGTGAGGCCGCACTTTCGGGGCTCGAGTTTCAACAAgtgaacaacaacagcaacgcCAAGCCAAGTGTGGAGGAAACGGTCCACGTCATGACCAAAAGACTGACCGAGAGCCGGCGAGAGCTCAGCCTGCCCGACAGCATCAAG GAGATGAACCATTCCCAGATTAGCATGGAGAAGTCCAGCCTGCAGAAGTGCTTGCTCTACTTTGAGAGTCTGCATGGACGCCCG AGTAGCGTGAGCGAGCGGATTCTGGTCAAACCTTTCTACGAGCGCTACCACATCCTCAAACAGCTGCTACGTTCCTCCAATACTTGCACACTCATTACCACCATT gaggaagaggagggctcCGATGACGATCAGCCCAAAGAGCAAAACCCGAGACAGCAGTGCGTGTCGTCAGGGGGGCCGCCGCCCCCTCCCACCTCGGAAACGTCCGACACGCCCCTGGTGTCGCCTTTGGAAGAAGTCAAGTGTCTCCAGCCGCAGcttgtcaccatggcaacactcCACGAGGCTTCCAG ATCAGAATTATTGGATCATCTTCGGATCACCCGTTTGGAAAAACGGAGGCTTCATCGAGCACTGCGGGAGTTTGAGGACCTTTTCTACACCCTGAGTGGcag GGTCTGTCAGAAGGAGGACCGCGGACCCATGGCGGAGGAGTACTGCCAGTACAAGAACCTCAAAGCCAAACTCCGCCTGCTCGAGGCCCTGCTCAGCAAAAAGCAGGACACGGCCAAGAGCAACTGA
- the fam13c gene encoding protein FAM13C isoform X3 → MRRARCGVRAEPDDCSLSVSVLKRHVQTLRKRIRQLEEHFEQERLKPSYYDKNAHPEVARLIKELLKSRKQLKDLKLCHAEEGDSKGALNPPLERTNQGEAALSGLEFQQVNNNSNAKPSVEETVHVMTKRLTESRRELSLPDSIKEMNHSQISMEKSSLQKCLLYFESLHGRPEEEEGSDDDQPKEQNPRQQCVSSGGPPPPPTSETSDTPLVSPLEEVKCLQPQLVTMATLHEASRSELLDHLRITRLEKRRLHRALREFEDLFYTLSGRVCQKEDRGPMAEEYCQYKNLKAKLRLLEALLSKKQDTAKSN, encoded by the exons ATGCGCAGGGCACGCTGCGGTGTCCGTGCAGAACCAGACGACTGCTCCTTGTCCGTGTCCGTGTTGAAGAGACACGTTCAGACCTTGAGGAAGAGGATCAGACAGCTGGAGGAGCATTTTGAGCAGGAGAGGCTCAAG cctTCCTATTATGACAAGAACGCACATCCGGAGGTCGCCAGACTGATCAAggagctcctgaagagccgcaagCAGTTGAAAG ACCTCAAGTTGTGTCATGCCGAGGAAGGCGACTCGAAAGGAGCTTTAAACCCTCCACTGGAAAGGACCAATCAGGGTGAGGCCGCACTTTCGGGGCTCGAGTTTCAACAAgtgaacaacaacagcaacgcCAAGCCAAGTGTGGAGGAAACGGTCCACGTCATGACCAAAAGACTGACCGAGAGCCGGCGAGAGCTCAGCCTGCCCGACAGCATCAAG GAGATGAACCATTCCCAGATTAGCATGGAGAAGTCCAGCCTGCAGAAGTGCTTGCTCTACTTTGAGAGTCTGCATGGACGCCCG gaggaagaggagggctcCGATGACGATCAGCCCAAAGAGCAAAACCCGAGACAGCAGTGCGTGTCGTCAGGGGGGCCGCCGCCCCCTCCCACCTCGGAAACGTCCGACACGCCCCTGGTGTCGCCTTTGGAAGAAGTCAAGTGTCTCCAGCCGCAGcttgtcaccatggcaacactcCACGAGGCTTCCAG ATCAGAATTATTGGATCATCTTCGGATCACCCGTTTGGAAAAACGGAGGCTTCATCGAGCACTGCGGGAGTTTGAGGACCTTTTCTACACCCTGAGTGGcag GGTCTGTCAGAAGGAGGACCGCGGACCCATGGCGGAGGAGTACTGCCAGTACAAGAACCTCAAAGCCAAACTCCGCCTGCTCGAGGCCCTGCTCAGCAAAAAGCAGGACACGGCCAAGAGCAACTGA
- the fam13c gene encoding protein FAM13C isoform X1: protein MRRARCGVRAEPDDCSLSVSVLKRHVQTLRKRIRQLEEHFEQERLKPSYYDKNAHPEVARLIKELLKSRKQLKDLKLCHAEEGDSKGALNPPLERTNQGEAALSGLEFQQVNNNSNAKPSVEETVHVMTKRLTESRRELSLPDSIKEMNHSQISMEKSSLQKCLLYFESLHGRPSSVSERILVKPFYERYHILKQLLRSSNTCTLITTIEEEEGSDDDQPKEQNPRQQCVSSGGPPPPPTSETSDTPLVSPLEEVKCLQPQLVTMATLHEASRSELLDHLRITRLEKRRLHRALREFEDLFYTLSGRVCQKEDRGPMAEEYCQYKNLKAKLRLLEALLSKKQDTAKSN from the exons ATGCGCAGGGCACGCTGCGGTGTCCGTGCAGAACCAGACGACTGCTCCTTGTCCGTGTCCGTGTTGAAGAGACACGTTCAGACCTTGAGGAAGAGGATCAGACAGCTGGAGGAGCATTTTGAGCAGGAGAGGCTCAAG cctTCCTATTATGACAAGAACGCACATCCGGAGGTCGCCAGACTGATCAAggagctcctgaagagccgcaagCAGTTGAAAG ACCTCAAGTTGTGTCATGCCGAGGAAGGCGACTCGAAAGGAGCTTTAAACCCTCCACTGGAAAGGACCAATCAGGGTGAGGCCGCACTTTCGGGGCTCGAGTTTCAACAAgtgaacaacaacagcaacgcCAAGCCAAGTGTGGAGGAAACGGTCCACGTCATGACCAAAAGACTGACCGAGAGCCGGCGAGAGCTCAGCCTGCCCGACAGCATCAAG GAGATGAACCATTCCCAGATTAGCATGGAGAAGTCCAGCCTGCAGAAGTGCTTGCTCTACTTTGAGAGTCTGCATGGACGCCCG AGTAGCGTGAGCGAGCGGATTCTGGTCAAACCTTTCTACGAGCGCTACCACATCCTCAAACAGCTGCTACGTTCCTCCAATACTTGCACACTCATTACCACCATT gaggaagaggagggctcCGATGACGATCAGCCCAAAGAGCAAAACCCGAGACAGCAGTGCGTGTCGTCAGGGGGGCCGCCGCCCCCTCCCACCTCGGAAACGTCCGACACGCCCCTGGTGTCGCCTTTGGAAGAAGTCAAGTGTCTCCAGCCGCAGcttgtcaccatggcaacactcCACGAGGCTTCCAG ATCAGAATTATTGGATCATCTTCGGATCACCCGTTTGGAAAAACGGAGGCTTCATCGAGCACTGCGGGAGTTTGAGGACCTTTTCTACACCCTGAGTGGcag GGTCTGTCAGAAGGAGGACCGCGGACCCATGGCGGAGGAGTACTGCCAGTACAAGAACCTCAAAGCCAAACTCCGCCTGCTCGAGGCCCTGCTCAGCAAAAAGCAGGACACGGCCAAGAGCAACTGA